CCAATGGAGTAGAGCGACAACAAGGTTTTGTTACGGCGACAATAGCTGTGGAGAGATTGcaagctgtgtgtgttttttccaCGCAATGCTTCTACATTAATTGCGCACCCAGGACCATGGGTTGTGCTTGCTATGTTCAGGCTTTGTTAATATTCCAATGTATTGGTCTAGTTTATACGTTTTCTTATAACTTTCATTCTAGTAAAAGATGGATACTTCTATATACATGGTTTTAACCAATATTAGAATAATGAGTTACATTACTAGGAGAAATTTTAATCCAAACACTGGCGTCCTATTCTTAGTTTTATGATAGTTTGTGTCAGTACTGCGGTCACCGTCCACAAACTAAGTTAGCAACGACATGGCGACAGACGACATCCTCCAACCTACagtaacatcagcagccagcaaATGGCTTTGACTTCCACGTTAATCGCTGTCTCTTTTTATCTACATTCTAACTTCCATTACCATCTGTAATTTGGCAAGCCACTAACTACCATTGtttttaccccccccccccccccccccccccacattgctGCTAATTATCAATTTTATCCAATTTACACGACAGTGAGCTTCAGCTGTCTACGTCTGTCCACTCATTAAcagctgtttttattttttagtatatATACGTCGTTCCAAACGATTTCGCGAGGTGttccaagaaatattttgtcaaagacTCAAATCACTATTACTACAGAGACATCCATAATGTATCATTagataaagtaaaaacaaactttttttgcttctgtaatTAATCTCATGGAGTTATACATTTGACAGTTTACTGCATATGCCCGTGTTCCAGACGAAGAGAAAGGAATGTTATTATTAAGCTTTAAACTTATTGTTGATATAAAACGTGTTGAATATTACATAATGTAATTGATGATGCAAAGAAATAATGATCGCCTCTTTTTGTCCTATATGCCCATGTAAATGCAAATACGTTCTTGTACATTAAAAAttcctcatttttaaaataaaatttagccTTATTGTATATGCTCACAATACCTAAGGCAATAATATACGGATGTAGAGCTTTTGTGAAGAATCGACATTgctattgtttttgtttacttattattaGTGTTATCAGATGTGCATCGATGagtgatataaaatatataagcactttgttttatattacTTTAACAACCCCCATAAttgaaaatatatcaaaaaAATTTGCAGATGTCGTTCTTAAAGTTTGTCAAGTTGGTGGAAATTATGTGTTAACGTGTGGCAGTTGAGATCGGGGTAGAAAGGGTACACAGTCAAGGAGCCTACGGTTTCTAGTTCATAGCCAAGTGTCGCACGCACTTCCTTCGGTTTAACCCAGGTGTCGGGTTGTTATCGcgaaagttgaagaaaaaaaaaaaagaaaaacaaacccccCGCCCCTCCAAATCAGCTCAATATtgacgattaaaaaaaaaactcgcacTATTTAAAACGTACtattttttcatcaaaaatCCAACAATACTTTTTTAAGTATTTAAGGAATGGTGTCAAAATTAAGAAAcatgcttgcagacgatttatTTAAGTTAACTATGAGAATGAGGCTCTCCAGCAAACACctaggcggtccggtggcgtaacggttaaAGTCtgccaccaatacagtgaggactggctgtcctgtgttcagctctcgtctcgggcactctgttctttctctgcatgtggcatctgtttacaggggtgactaccttgccgtgatatagccttagttgctggctcagcgtaaaacaccaactcgAAATCGAACCAGCAAACAGCTTCttgtttagtcacattcattgtttatgcTCGCCAAGACTAAAAGCGGAGAACGTCACAAGATGCTAAGCTtctggtctcggcagacagacatcagtccacctatacacgtccatgataaAAATACAGGaagtcctcgggttacgtcagccccgagttacgatgtttcgtggttacgacacatctgCCATTGACTGTATGAAGCTTTGTTCACACTTGAGTGATTTTGCGTCGTAAACGTCGTAAAGCGAACttattgtttcatttcattactaAACgtatttatatgtgttttttgataattactgtgatgggataggtgttaggataggataagtgcttaaaGTATGTTATTTACTTACAGTATGTACATATGTTCCTACTTACAGTGAAATTTGGTTTACGACGCGAAGTAGGAACGGAACAACGTCGTAAGTGGAGGACTGCCAGTAAATCAAAACTAATTATTGGTTAAAAGCTGCATTCAGTTGATGAACTACATCACGCTTTCCCAAGAAAGATAAAAACCTAGTGTCGTAATCACTGAAACATACGACTGAACCTAATGAATGTCTACTCACCTGGACACATTGGGTTAGAATATAAATCTGCGTGTTCGACTGTCTGAGCACCGCCGCACAGTGACAACCCAAATGTACGTACTCCAAACTGTCGAAACTTCCGAAAACAATTACTAGtcaaatagttttgttttagctttttcGAACCATCTCTATGGCTATCAGATGAACTTTACAatgtgtgaaaacaaaactcacaAGCAACCAAGTGTGAGAAGTCCATGTAAAGGGTGATTGGGTGTAAAAGGGTGGAAGTGTGGGGCGAAGTTGAGCCATCAAATTTCCCCCTTTTCTGCTCGgggctgtttcttttttatatttttagatgaCAGCTTAATATTAcacgacaacaacaaaccaagCATGCAAATCACATAATGATATACTTAAAAAGAAACCGAGTCTAGACCGTGACAAAGGTCAACTAAAATTATAACTATCCTTTGCTTAAAGTTTGCCTTTTTACATTGAACAggacagtaaatataaaattgattttatttataaacagttttataatcttcttatttattagttttatcGGGATCACAACCAAGTATCATAATTCTAAAGTTATatctataatattattattctccTTTACTTCTTCCTTAATTGAGAAAAACAGAGATGATTATGCTTGAAGCAAtccttatttctttgttttattaaacaGTTGCAAGTACACAATTATTACCAGATAAAAGTTTCTGATTTTGGTTACGTACCTTTCACTGCGCTTACGACTATTAAAAGTTCTCTGACAGTCATGTTGCATAAACAGACTAATGACTTCAAGTTCAGCAATGGCAATATagaatgttccagaaaaccCCTTATAGATTATAACCCACCCTTCTAAATGCTTGATATTTGTCTAATCGCCGAATTAAACAGCGATTGCCTCACATGATATTTACGGTGCATTTCTCTAGCAAAGACTTGTTTACACTGTGAACGCACACAGGAGACgtgttttaagaaaaacaaaatgaatgcgaagattagaaataaaaactcaGCCAAAGCTTGTACACCACTCCATTAATTATATGTGCTTAAGGTGACTGTCTACAGTAGGATAGCTATTTAGTTGTCTTTTTTAAGCTTTACTTAGCCTGCTGCTATTTACTGTATTTCGCTCGTTgtaaaaaagtgtattttaagaacattttatataaaaaaaagaaaatatcaaatacctttacctttatttattcAGTCAATAAGCAAATTAGAAAGTTACATCCAAGTTCAGTATATAAGACATTATTGCCTTCTAGAGTGGAACTGCATGACGACAAAGAAACGTTTGAACTTCAATATTACCAATTTCtaaaagttaatatttatttcattaaatccTCTCCTGCAAATGTGTTCGTCGTTCTATTCGCTATGAGTGGGTGTAACAATTCATTCGCCTTGGAAGTGGAAAATAATCTACAGGATAGATGATGGGTGATATCCTCCACAGATTGGACATTAAGAATAAGAGAACAATGGAAGCAGTTTGCTATGGCGGTGTGACGACAGTATTGTGTCTTATTGGTTTCCCAACAAACTTGATTAAACTGCTTGGTGTTTCTGGCGCCAGGGCCTGCAGGACCGaattattttatgtctgttcTTTCTGCGGTACTGgactgtttactttttgttgtgttcttttatgGTGCTGTCTGTGACATCTTTCATAACAATTTATGACACAAGTCAAGGGGcagaatatttcacaaaaagtGTAACGGTTATAACTGGGTTTTACAATGGAATCGGACCGAcatcttgttttgttattgCAGTAATAGCTGTGGAGAGATGCATGTGCGTTGTTTTTCCCCTTAGTTCCTCTACTCTAGTTCGAACCAGGACTATGGGTGTACTCCTATGTTCAGTTTTCGTAGCACTACAGTGTTGTAGTCtagtaaacacattttcatttcgATTTGTATTTAGTAAATCCCAGAAAACGTGGGTTATTTCTTCGACATGGTTTTATCAAGAATTTACACTACTAGTCAAAGTGCTGGGGGACATTTTACTCCAATTAACGGTGCGAGTTGTCAGCTATGTGATAGTGTGCGTGTGTACTGCTGTGACTGTCTACAAGCTGAGAGCAGCAGCGGAATGGCGACAGACGACATCCTCGACATCCAGTAACATCAGCCGCCAACAGAcggctctcacctccatgttaATCGTTGTCTCTGTTATCTACATCTTGACTTCCTCACCTGTGGTTATATGGCGAATAGTATTGTTTGTATTACAATCGTTTGATACTGATcgattttattttacctttatgaCAGTCAATGCAGTTGTCTATACATGTTCACAAATTAACAGTTGTGCTCATTTTTTCGTGTATTACATCGCTCCAAACGCTTTCAAAGGTCTTGCATGATATATTAATAAAAGACTCATATCAATTAGTAAGACAGAGACAACTTCTAATAATTGTGTCAATGAATAGATGTAAAAATGATGTGTATAAGTTTGACAATCCGTTTGAACAGAGATAGTACAAAAGTTGTCTTAAACATGTAACATTAGTCTTCGCGTAAAAGTCTTTTTATTGCtattaatacaaacaaaaatggtaCATATCTTTCTTGGAGATCTGTCAAGAACTGTTTGAGATTTGTTtaggataattttgttttcgatCTGGCAACTTCCATGCAGGTGTCTAATGACACATTTAAGTACAGCAGCCATGACAGTGCACTGCCGTTAAGGTCGAGACAAACATTTAGAGTTGTGTGAGGTAGACTAGATGGAGTAAACAGCTCATcacaaactttcattttattttgtcgacGTCCACTCTGTCTTTCTTACTGTGATCTCGGTAAAATTCACCAAAAAACACGACGTATTCACGATTTCAAAAGTAACATTATTGCCACTTTCTGGTTTTGCTTGATGATCAAACTGCCCACATGTGCCAAATGTTGTCTCTCACAGTACACAGAGTGTCATTTGAAGAAACCCGCCAGctgatacaaaacatttcttactcGGGTGTAACAACGATCACTTGTCTCGTCGGTATCCCTggcaacatcatcaactgtatGTTCAATCGTCAGGGACTGAGAGACCGCTtgcatttgtgtttgttctCTTTATCATTAGTCGACTGTTATCTTTTCTGTGCATTAGCAATGTATTCACTAAGTTCATTTATTCGATTTCCTAATGAACTTACTGGTGAAgaattcaatttaaaaattgttactGCATTGGTTTGTATAGCTAACGGCTTTAAGTCGACCGCCAGTTTTATTCACGTGGTAATAACAGTAAATATGtgcttttgtattatttttcctCTCCGGGCTTCGACTCATAAAAACAAGAACTATTGCTGCCTTTATTATTACATGCTTTATATTATGTAATAGTTGCTATGTTGTATACCCACTTACTAATCTCCTTACTTAAGTTCAAACAAACAATGAGCCCTAGTGGATTTTTGTGTCCACAGTTTTTACACGATACAGAGCTTGTCATGGGAATCTTAGACAATTTTCTGTTGACAGCAGCATCTATAGCTAACTTAGTGATAGTAGCGACTTTAACTTTCCATACGGTTATAAAACTACAAGAAGCCATGTCATGGCGACTCAAGATCAGCTCAGCCAGTGGCCAGACTCACgaccagcaggtggcgctgttcAAGATGCTGTTCAAGATGctgctataaaaaaattattagcagATGTTTGGATAAGATTTGCTCAAATAATGCCCATCAATaataggaaataaaatatcGATAAAGTATAACATTACACTCTTTAAATTAAGTTTATTTCCACTAAGTTTTTTGTACGGGTGTAAAAAGATAATGTAAACCCttctatcaaaaaaaaaaacaaaaaaaaaacacagctaaaacattcaacaaaacTAGGCAGCCATCAAAAACTTCAATCTTGCCCAAACCCAGCTCTGCTATAAGATGGATTATAATGAAGATCTTTGTCAATTTGTGTCTGTCTCATTCATTATATCTATTGAcgaaagtaaaattaatttaactttTACAAGAGTAGAATACATTAAGTGAATACAAAGGATTCTAAATTAATATTCTCCTGCCACGGTAATATATGTTTGCAGAATGCAATTTTTTACATATTGTCCATAACTAATACCTCACCTGTGTATTACCATTTTCTGTAATACTTCATAAGCTTTATGAAAGGCTATATACTTTAAAGCGTACCTTATTTAGTcgatttattaattatttacttactgAAGATTTTTACTGTACATTTTGATGTAGCTTTTACTTTGACTAcgtcaaaaaaatatatatacaccaaaACTCGAAAGTGTTAAACTCCGCATATCCAAAGAATACACacttaagacatttttttagtttatctattttgtaaattattatttatctgccTACTTTgtacaaatgacattttgtgTCTTAGTGTCAAATTTTATGCCtcgaaactttaaaaaagtagcaCTTTCTACGATTGCCTTGACTTAGTTTCTTTTCCAGACTAACTTTTACTTGAACAATGAGGCATTGACCTGCGACGTGTGCAATAGAGGGGAGGACGCCATGTTCACGTGTACTGAGTGTGGTCACAATATGTGTGACCAGTGCCAGCAGTTTCACAACAAGTTTTTCTCCAATCACCATGTGCAACCTCTAACGTGTAGTTATCAAAAAGATTATCAACTTTCCTTTGAACCTATAACCAAGGGTACAGTCACAGAACAACTCAAGGTGTTGGAGGAGGCGCTGGTGAcgatgagggaggaggaggacacgCTGCAGGGGGAGAGGCAGGCGGTGGCTGATGTCATCAGCAGGCGGGCCGACGCCGTGAAGGCGCTAGTGACGCAGGCGGAGGAAAGGAGCCAGAGGAAGTTAGCGGAAGTAGCAGAGAGTCTGGGTAAACAGATTCAAGAAAAGATAATCACTGCACGTGACAGGCACTGTAGGATCTGGCAGCTGTCCTCACAGGGAGGAACAAAAGGTCAATCAACTTCCGTCCCGAGTCACGAGCAAACAGCTTTACTCACTGACGATGATGTTCAGATGTATAAGCAGCAGTGCAGCAGGGGCAGACAATCACAGACACTGCTGCACCAGTTTGACGACAGCGCCATCAACATGCAGGTCATAGAAGCCTACATCGGCACAGTGTCCAGTGGCAAACAATGTACAGGGGAGGACAGCAGCAGTTTGTTATCAGCGGTTACCTGCAGTGAGACAAGTCCTCTAGAGAGGCAAGTAAGTGATACACTGCTTACGTCACTGCCGTCAGACATGACAAAACTGACACGTGACATTGCAGAGATTAAGGACAAACTGGCGGCGTTGGAAACAATTACAAGCCGCTTAGagaaacaacagacaacagtttTACAGTTGGAGGCTTTGAACGAAGAGAACTCTAATCTTCAATCACAAGTTGTGTCTTTGAGAGAAGCGGACTCCAGGATGCAGGAGAACATGGACACTTTTCAACAAAATGAGGAGAAAATAAGAGGAGACTTTTCAAATATCCAAAAGGACATAACTAATATGGAACACAAACTTCAAGGAATGAAGGCGATTAACCTTAAACTACAGACTAAGGTTGACAGTTCTCAGCAGGAGTCTTCGCACATTAAAACAGAAACTAAGAAGCTCCAAGATGCCACTGAGGATCTGAGTAGAGGTTTTCAAATCTTGAAAGGTGAGATATTAATTATCAAGCTTCGATTCTGTAGAtgttacaataacaacacaaatctTATGGGCTGAAACCAAGTATCTTGTGATGAAACATACCCTTTacgaaaaaaattatattctggACTCCAGAAGCGCTTGCGCgcaaacacgtgtgtgtgtgtgtgtgttcgtgaggTTACTTTTATTTGGATTGAAGCTCTTAACTTTGCTATAACGGACggttgacagaaaaaaacccaacaaaatgcAGAGGTTAACGGAAAgatcatttaacaaaaaaaatgtatcctGAAAATTAATCACCGCATGTAAGCCACTTACTGGATTAAACCTTACATACAGCCATGTTTAATATACTTTTTTGCAAACACACATCTTActaaacataaaagtaataatgcAGGTACTCACGTGTTTACACAGAATGTAGAAATATTGCGTTCAACCGTTGATATGATGAAAAAATCAAGAACTTTGATGAATTTTTCACTACTGACaaatctgatgatgatgaggaggaggaggaggacgacgacgacgacgacgatgaagacgacaacgatgatgataccttgaagtttctttttttttcttagaaaaagCGAGTAATTTGGTGGCTTTCAACGCCAGACTACATGAAGACAGTCCAGCAGGCTCTGTCATCTTGAGAGAAGTTGACTGCAATGTCGGGCAGGCCTACGACAACAAAACAGGCATTTTCACCGTCCCTGTCACAGGCATCTACTTCTTTATGGCCAGAGCGATGGCAGCTGAGGAACCCAAGAGGTTTTTTCTGGATATCTGGGTGGACAACGTGCGAGCTGCTGAGTCAGGATCCTCTCAGGGTAAACCTCTCCCGGGGGTGAACTGCACTGTGCACTTAATTCAGAAACTGATAAAAGGACAGAAGGTAAGGTTGTGCTCGAGGTGTGATGTTCAATTCCGATGTAAAGAAACTTCTTTTTCTGGAGCCTTAGTGCATCCAGACTTAAATATCGTGTAGCAAGAGCTTCTATTGCTGCTCAGTTTaaatgatgatcatcatcatcatcatccaagcACGatacttttaattcttttatttgtttatcaaatTATCAGTGACCTCAGTCGTTAGCAttgcataaaacaaacatgaaacagttgaaatatattttttttaaattttaatctatTTGTCATGAATGGTACAGATCTCAAAGCAATTTAATACATGCATGCTGTCATGACACATCCATTGTAAATATACCACCTTATCTACGTTCTATAAACAATTTTAGATGATGGCATTAATGTTTCAACGAAGCGCTACTGATACCAGAATAATATATTAGGAAGTCAAATTACTACAAACTAGGCATGatatcacaaaacattttttgtcgGTGACTTCCTGTACATCTGTCAACAACTTTGAATAAATCATGACAAAAATAGActacaaaagttatttttctttaaaattctttctttgtttgagaCAAACGGAAAGTTTTATTATGCTTATAGAAGCGTAGATGTATGCCGGGtaccggttactcaattcaacattGATTTGTACTCAACCCAAAACTATGAAggaaacagtaagtaatatttaaattctaatgtatattctaataaaatatgtgttggtttgatactttatgtttgtttatatggggtaaatattaattttttaacgTTTGACCTATCataatcataaagaaaaatatatacatataaattatgTACAATACCTTGTAAAGGCAAGGAATCACTCTTATTCCCAGttccagtctctctctctctcacacacacacacacacaaatcttaaCCGCGTCTTTTTAC
The sequence above is a segment of the Pomacea canaliculata isolate SZHN2017 linkage group LG6, ASM307304v1, whole genome shotgun sequence genome. Coding sequences within it:
- the LOC112566907 gene encoding uncharacterized protein LOC112566907, giving the protein MFTCTECGHNMCDQCQQFHNKFFSNHHVQPLTCSYQKDYQLSFEPITKGTVTEQLKVLEEALVTMREEEDTLQGERQAVADVISRRADAVKALVTQAEERSQRKLAEVAESLGKQIQEKIITARDRHCRIWQLSSQGGTKGQSTSVPSHEQTALLTDDDVQMYKQQCSRGRQSQTLLHQFDDSAINMQVIEAYIGTVSSGKQCTGEDSSSLLSAVTCSETSPLERQVSDTLLTSLPSDMTKLTRDIAEIKDKLAALETITSRLEKQQTTVLQLEALNEENSNLQSQVVSLREADSRMQENMDTFQQNEEKIRGDFSNIQKDITNMEHKLQGMKAINLKLQTKVDSSQQESSHIKTETKKLQDATEDLSRGFQILKEKASNLVAFNARLHEDSPAGSVILREVDCNVGQAYDNKTGIFTVPVTGIYFFMARAMAAEEPKRFFLDIWVDNVRAAESGSSQAHKFEPYMKLNQNHYVILKIQRENLSSRRYLCTRADRDITNFTANPMTYLAHV